Genomic window (Bacillus pumilus):
GCTATTCTCACAGCTGTAGTACAAGTATTAACAACATTCGGCAATTTGTTTCCTGGTTACACTATTGTTGTTAGCCTTATTGTTATGGCTTTTTCCATGTTAACATTAAAGTTATTTTTAAAGTTAATGATTAAGGATAAAAAATTCATAGCTGTGCTTATCTCATTTAGAGATTTATTAGAGAAAACTCTAGACAAAAAGAACTCAATAAATGAAAGTGAATAATTTCTCTCCCCTATTTCCTCATGAAGATTTGTATGTATTGTAATTAGAATCGCACTCAAACTTACTGTCTTTCTTCCGATATTATCCATGAGGTGACAATAAGTGAGAAGCACACTGAAGGAAAATAGAGAAATTAAGAAATTGAGAAAACAGAAGTTTACTAAGCAAAATTTAAAGCGAAATTTGGTGGAGTTGAGTTCACGTGGACTCATTGTTTACTTAACAGAGATCTTCCCTAGAGATGGTCAAGATTATCCCGAACATAAAAAGAAGATGATGATTCTGAAATCATTAGATAAGGAAGATATAACATGCGCAATTGCGAGGTTGGATCGGATTAATCATGTTAATGATCAAAAAAGATTCTTCTTCTTTATTGGAGCAATGTCAACAATTATCGGTGCTGCAATTGGTACCATTCTTGGAAATATAGAATTCGATCCTGATGAAACCAATTTAGATATTGCTACAACTATTGCAATGATATACATAGTTCCCGTAATTATTTGTCTAATGTTTTCTTGGGCAGTGATAATGGACAGTTTCAGCAAAGCAACAGTTAACTATTTTAAAGACTTGCTTATCCTTGCAAGAGATGAGAAAAAGAACGATATTGAAATTGAATAGCTTCTCCCCTGCCCTTTTTATTCATATCCAGTTTACTTCATCTCAAATTGTAGCTTTACAAAGGGAGTAGTTTTAAACGACACCCTATCAGTATGATAGGAACACTATGCCGGTCACCACTACCATTTAAAATGATAGTGGGAAAGTCCACTTTCCGAATACTGTCGTTTTAAACTACGGTATTATATTTAGAGTGAAATAGATTCTGATGTCATTTAAAACGACACCAGCTTCACGATTAAGAATGAGTATCCCCTCCCCTGTTCCTCAGGATTGGGTATCATGGTATACTATAGGAAAAATATACTGGTGGTGGGAATGAGTGGGTTGGCTTATTTTTGGATTTTTAGCGTTTTGCGGAATAGGCATTTTTCTAGTCATGAAATCAATAGATCATCAAAATAACAGAAAAAAAGCACTCGATAGCATTGATGACGAAAATTATTCCCGAACTTATACTTCAACTGACGGATCAACCAAATTATTCTTTGATGAAACAAGTGAAAAAGTAAAGATTGGCTACATTTCAATTGACAACTTTAAGGACAGTAATGTTTCTCCCATCATAAAGACGTATGACTTCAAAGATATAGTTGATGTGGAAGTAAATATAGATGGTAGTACTGTTTCAAAAGTGTCTAAAGGAGATTCGATTTTAGGGGCAACTGTAGGTGGAGCAATCGGAGGCGGAATTGGTGCCATAATCGGAAGTAATAGTGCTTCTAGTAAAACAAGCGATTACATCAATTATATTCATTTAAGAATTTGTTTTGAAGACTACGATACACCCTTCTATGATGTTGCTTTTTACAGTGGAGTTGTTTATGATCCTGAATTACCAACATCGATTAAAAAATCATCACCTGAAGCTCAGAAAGCTTTAAAGGAAGCAGAAACTTGGTTTAGATATTTCAAATTAGCTATACGAAACGCTGAAAAAGTCGCTCATTAATTTGGGCGACTTAATTTATTTGGTTCTTTGTCTTCGAATATGTCAAACAACAAACTGATTAGAATTCTTTTCTGAACTCGACAATTTTGGTTTATTTTAGTTACAGTTTATGAGTGGCTAAAAGAGATTCTTTCCCCAATGTAGAGTTAGAGCGCCATTTCATTCAGTTATTTAGTCGTTCCTCTAAGTCATAGATCTTTCTATCCACTTCCGAGAATCTTTTATCTGTGTATCTAAGCTCACGTTCGAGATCCTTTTTGATTAATTTAAGCATAGCCATAATTTCTTCAGGTTCATTTTCTTCCAACTTGGTAACTGTGGATTTAATTTCTTTCACATCTTGTTTGATGATTGATACGTCCGCAGCCAATTGTTCAATTAAATTAAATAGCTTTTCGTCCATTTTGTTTCACCTCTCCTCTAATTATAACATCACTTGCAATACTTTTGCTTAAGACTCCTTTTCTATGATTTCAAGTAAATCATCTATCTCACAGTCTAATGCGTTGCAAATTTTTTCTAGAGTATCAAATTTAATTCCATCGGTTTCTTCATGGTAAAGCCTTGTTATACCGTTTCTGTGAAGACCTGTTATTCTTGATAATTCTGCAATATTAACTCTTCTATCTCCCATAATTCTTGATAAATGCACTTTGATCAAGTACTGACTCTCCTTTATACGATCACTTAATGTTTAAATTATACACCACAAATAAAATAATTGAAACTAATTGTTGACTTTGCACATTACAGTGTATATCATAAGGGCATAAAGAACATCGTGGTGTTCATAATTAACAGTGAGGTGATATATTTATTTAGTAAGTTGCGATTATGAAAGGTACAAGGAGGAGTAGAAATGTCAGTTAACAATGTTACTGGGACTATATTGTTAGACGTTTCAAAAAGTGTTGATTCTAATAAAGAGGAATTGGCCATATTGGAGTCTTATTACTCTATTTCAGAAGAAAGAGTCCAACTAGACGAATTGATGCTTATGCACAAGAACGGTAAAAAATTAGGCACTGTTAAGGTACATAACGTGAGTATTTCTTGGAATAATTTTATTGGGGGATTAAAAAATGAATAATTTTGAAAAAGTCTTTGATTATAAAGGGAATAATGTAAGAACGTTTATGAGAGATGAGGAAATTTGGTTTGTTGCAAAGGATGTATGTGATGTATTAGGTATGACTGATGGAAGAAAGTCAGTTAATCTTTTGGACAATGATGAGCGGAATACTGTTCCGGTCACCGATGTGTTAGGTAGAAGTCAAAAAACATTAATCATCAATGAGCCAGGTTTATATACATTGATTTTAAAAAGTCGCAAACCCGAAGCGAAACAATTTAAACGTTGGGTGACTCATGACGTACTGCCTACAATTCGCAAAAGTGGTATGTATGTCGCTGAAGATGCCACAAGAGAGCAGAAACTTTTTAATTACGAATTATTAGAAGAGACTTTTAGAAATTGTGGGATTGAAAATCTGCATGAACTTTATAAGGAATGTGTGGATTATTACAAAGAAAATAGAATCCGATTAGATTATAAAAGAAGCTCAAAACATCGAAGAAACGATAAGAAAAAATCACTATCAGATTCTCGAATTGAAATAATGAAGAAGATTGAAAATGTGCTCCAAGAGCGAGAATTAAAATATAAGCAATCTCTTAATTTTGCCTTTGTATCAGTTGTATCTGAATTATTGAAGATAATTGCTCTTGATATAAAATCAATAAAACATAACAAAACTAGAGGAAAGTTGGCTCAAGCGAGATGAACAAGTATGTTAATCCTGTGATGCTAGATGTAGTTGCAATGGTTGAACAGACTTCTTCATCACAACAGGAAGCTGATTTATCTACTGACCATCTATTAGCTAAATTTAATGACATACTTGAGATTGTTTTGATAAACAGGCATGGAGAAACATTAAAGCTCGAAGCCTATGAGTTAAATTATGAAGTGAACGAATCCGAAGAAGGATAAAGAAGAATGTAAAAACAGCTGTGCTGAATGTATTCTCCTACAAACGGCACAGCTTCTTCAATAAGGCTTCATTTAGAAATTGATGTTAATATTCCGTCTTCAAAGTACAAATATTTGTTTCCCTTATAAACCCACTGTTTTAAGGTTCGATTTTTTGTGATATTTGTATTTACCTTTGTCGGTCTTCCCCACCCATTTATTAACACATCATCTTCCGTCATTCCAATAGATATGCTTTGTGGATTCAACGTCCTATCCTCTATTTGTTTCTTTCTTTCATATTCTTCAGTCTCATTCTTATCTTTTACTTCGTTTTGGTTTTTGAGAGTCTCTAAAGATTTGATTTTATCTAAATTATCTTTCTTGAATTGCTTAAAGTTCAAATCACTATGATCATTTGAATATTTAACTTTATCTAGCATGGCCTCAATGTATGCATATGAATCATAGTTCTCAACGTTTGCTTTCTTTTCATTTAAGTCTTTATTTTTTTTAAAAGCAGAAGCTATAAAATAATAATCTTTTTGAAAAACGTTGTTCAATTCAGAAGTTTTGCTGATAACCTCATCAAATTTTTCTTCCTTTATAAGCTGTATAAGCTTTCTATCTTCTTCAGTTAAATTATGACTATCATTAGCGGAACTCTTTTCTTCATTAGCGATTACAGTTTTAGTACTAGAAGATTCTTCTGTTACCTTGTTTTGTCCACATCCAGACAAGATAACAATAGTTCCCAATATAAATAATATGGATTTATTCATGGCGTTCCCCCATTTACCTTATGTTAAAAGTATAGCTGTAATAAACTGCTTAATCAAACACAATTTCCCGCATGGAATGAAAGGATGTGAGCAATTAATTGAGCGAACAACTAAAAATATTCGTTACTCCTGTAGCAGACACATCTCCACAAACGACCGAAAACCTGAACAAGCAAATTAGACAGCTACAGACTAAACTAAATTCACTTGAATTAAAAACGAACATCGATAACAATACGTTAAAGGCTTTAAAAGAGTTCACTGCTGCAATGGACAAATATCAGTCCAATTTAAAAAATTATAATGATACCGTTAAAGAAACGACTAAGATTACTCAACATCTTAATGGGAATGTCACTAAGGTAACTCAGGAACATAAGCGCAGTGGCGAAATTCTCCAGAGAACAACCGAAAAAATTAAAGAGCAAACTAAAGAAACAAATAATTTAGCCTCCGCACAACAAAAACTTGGTCAAGTCGTTAAAAATACCGAGAGAATGAATGCTCAAGGTAAAGTTACTGGTTCTACTCAGAAAAATCGTGATGGTTACAAGGATTATACATACAATCTCGATGAAAAAGGAAATGTAAAAAACTCTACTGTTTCCACTAACTTCGATAAAAAAAGAAAAGATATTGATGCGTTAAACGCCTCTCTTCAAAGACTTCGTGAGCAAGGTATTTTATCCGATACCACCCTCTCTTCCCTTGGTCGTAAAATCAACCTTGCTCAATCCTCAGCCCAAATTGATTCCCTCAAGCAAAAAATTCGTACATTAGATGACAAGTCGTCTGCTGTTGCAAAGAATAACGAGCTAAAGCAAACGATTGCACTGTACCAAAGGCAAGCTCAGTTAAATGCAAACAATTTAACGAGTAAGTATGGCAATAACTTAAGTAATCAGAGTAAGGCACAGATTCAAGAATACCTTCTTGCTGTTACTCAGCTCACTTCTAAAACCCCTGCACTATCTTCAAAAATTAAAGACCTCAATATGCAATTTAGAGAGCTTTCAAGCTCTATTCAAAACTCAACCCAAAGAGCTACATCGTTTGGACAACAATTGGGCGATGCTTTTAGTCGTATTCCAGCATATTTGCTTTCAGGTTCTATATTTTATGGAGCTATTACAGCTTTAAAAAATATAACCCAGCAAGCAATCGAAATCGACACTCTAATGACAAATATCCGAAGAGTCATGGATTTGCCAGATTACAAATTCAATGAGCTCCTTCAAACTTCATTAGATTTAAGTAATGAATTATCAAACAAAGTATCAGATGTTCTTGAA
Coding sequences:
- a CDS encoding helix-turn-helix domain-containing protein translates to MIKVHLSRIMGDRRVNIAELSRITGLHRNGITRLYHEETDGIKFDTLEKICNALDCEIDDLLEIIEKES
- a CDS encoding BRO-N domain-containing protein is translated as MNNFEKVFDYKGNNVRTFMRDEEIWFVAKDVCDVLGMTDGRKSVNLLDNDERNTVPVTDVLGRSQKTLIINEPGLYTLILKSRKPEAKQFKRWVTHDVLPTIRKSGMYVAEDATREQKLFNYELLEETFRNCGIENLHELYKECVDYYKENRIRLDYKRSSKHRRNDKKKSLSDSRIEIMKKIENVLQERELKYKQSLNFAFVSVVSELLKIIALDIKSIKHNKTRGKLAQAR